In Arachis hypogaea cultivar Tifrunner chromosome 2, arahy.Tifrunner.gnm2.J5K5, whole genome shotgun sequence, a genomic segment contains:
- the LOC112751762 gene encoding leucine-rich repeat receptor-like protein kinase PXC2: MMQVLLFFLSHFLVLFGQVISTDTVFNDDVLGLIVFKAALQDPNGKLTSWNEDDNNPCNWVGVKCDPSTNRVNALVLDGFSLSGHIDRGLLRLQNLQILSLARNNFTGSINPDLTSLGNLQVLDFSENNLYGPIPNGFFQQCWSLRSVSFANNNLSGKVPESLSSCTSLETLNFSSNQLHGELPSGIWYLKGLQSFDFSSNLLEGEIPEGIQNLYDLKELRLGKNRLSGRLPEDIGGCLLLKFIDFSNNFLSGKIPESMQRLTSCTSLSLQGNSFTDHIPDWIGELKSLEILDLSNNRFSGWIPKSIGNVNSLSVLNLSRNEITGNIPDSMINCNKLLVLDISHNHMAGILPSWIFKMGLQSISLSENNLRKSIPVSYHGLQILDLSSNAFSGKIPFSIGGLSSLQVLNLSTNNISGTIPVSIGELKSLYILDLSGNKLNGSIPNEIEGAVSLSELRLQKNLLSGRIPRQIEKCSSLTSLNLSHNKLIGSIPAPIANLTNLQYLDLSWNELSGSLPKELTNLSQISSFNVSHNHLQGELPVGGFFDTISPSSISGNPLLCGSVFNHSCTIDHQKPIVLNPNSSYSNSGASSQNRHHKIILSISALIAIGAAVFIAIGVVVVTVLNIHVRSSTSHSPAQFALSGGGDEDYSGSPAKDPNYGKLVMFSGHAEFADGANNLLNKDSEIGRGGFGVVYCTVLRDGRSVAIKKLTISGLIKSQEDFEKEVKILGEIKHQNLVALEGYYWTSSLQLLIYEYLSRGSLHKLLHDENSKKVVLSWQQRFKIILGMARGLTYLHKLNMIHYNLKSNNVLIDCSYEPRIGDFGLVRLLPMLDHYVLSSKIQSALGYMAPEFACRTVRITEKCDVYGFGVLVLEVVTGRKPVEYMEDDVVVLCDMVRGALEGDKLEQCVDERLFGNFAAEEAVPLLKLGLVCASQVPSNRPDMAEVVNILEMIQCPSEGQEEIQISS; the protein is encoded by the exons ATGATGCAAGTGCTGTTATTCTTCCTGTCCCATTTTCTAGTTCTCTTTGGTCAAGTGATCTCAACAGACACAGTTTTCAATGATGATGTTCTGGGGTTGATTGTGTTCAAAGCTGCTCTACAAGACCCAAATGGGAAACTCACTTcttggaatgaagatgataacaATCCTTGCAATTGGGTTGGTGTGAAATGTGACCCTTCAACTAATAGGGTAAATGCCCTTGTTCTTGATGGATTCTCTCTTTCTGGCCACATTGATAGAGGCCTATTGAGATTGCAGAACCTTCAGAttttgtcacttgctaggaacaACTTCACAGGGAGCATAAACCCTGATCTTACCAGCCTTGGGAATTTGCAAGTTCTTGATTTCAGTGAGAACAATCTATATGGACCAATCCCAAATGGTTTTTTCCAACAATGCTGGTCTCTGAGATCAGTTTCATTTGCAAATAACAACCTTTCAGGTAAAGTTCCTGAGTCTTTGAGTTCATGCACTTCATTGGAAACTCTAAACTTTTCCTCTAATCAGCTACATGGTGAATTGCCATCTGGGATATGGTATCTGAAGGGTCTGCAATCATTTGATTTTTCAAGTAACCTGCTAGAAGGAGAGATTCCTGAAGGAATTCAGAATCTGTATGATTTGAAGGAGTTAAGGCTTGGCAAGAACCGACTCTCCGGCCGGCTTCCGGAGGACATTGGAGGCTGCTTGCTGTTAAAGTTTATTGATTTCAGTAATAATTTTCTCTCTGGGAAAATTCCTGAGTCAATGCAAAGGCTCACCTCATGCACATCACTCAGTTTGCAGGGGAATTCGTTCACCGATCACATTCCGgattggattggagaattgaagagtTTGGAGATATTGGACCTTTCTAACAACAGATTTTCTGGTTGGATTCCAAAATCAATTGGAAATGTTAATTCACTGAGTGTGTTGAATTTATCCAGGAATGAGATCACTGGGAACATACCAGATTCAATGATAAACTGCAACAAGCTTTTGGTTCTTGACATTAGTCACAATCACATGGCAGGGATCCTTCCTTCATGGATATTCAAGATGGGGTTGCAAAGTATCTCACTTTCTGAAAACAACTTGAGAAAATCCATACCTGTTTCTTATCATGGTCTTCAGATTTTGGATTTGTCATCAAATGCATTTTCTGGCAAAATTCCATTCAGCATTGGAGGACTCAGTAGCTTGCAAGTGTTGAATTTGTCAACCAATAACATCTCTGGCACTATTCCAGTAAGCATAGGAGAACTCAAATCTTTGTACATTCTTGACTTGAGTGGGAACAAGCTCAATGGAAGCATTCCTAATGAAATAGAAGGTGCAGTTTCTCTCAGTGAACTGAGGCTACAAAAGAACTTGTTGAGTGGAAGAATTCCAAGACAAATTGAGAAGTGTTCATCCTTAACATCCTT GAATCTTTCACACAACAAGCTTATTGGTTCAATCCCTGCACCAATTGCAAATCTAACCAATCTTCAGTATTTAGATTTGTCATGGAATGAACTCTCTGGAAGCTTACCAAAGGAGCTAACAAATCTTTCCCAAATTTCATCATTCAATGTTTCTCACAATCATCTTCAAGGAGAGTTACCAGTTGGTGGTTTCTTTGATACCATATCTCCCTCTTCTATCTCTGGTAATCCATTGTTATGTGGTtctgtcttcaatcactcctgcaCCATTGACCATCAAAAACCAATTGTCCTGAATCCGAATTCTTCTTACTCCAACTCAGGAGCATCCTCACAAAATCGCCATCATAAAATCATCCTCAGTATATCTGCACTTATAGCTATTGGTGCAGCTGTTTTCATTGCCATTGGTGTGGTGGTAGTTACTGTCCTAAACATCCATGTGAGGTCCTCAACTTCGCATTCCCCGGCTCAATTTGCATTATCCGGTGGTGGCGACGAAGACTATAGTGGTTCGCCCGCGAAGGATCCAAACTATGGCAAGCTAGTTATGTTTTCTGGCCATGCAGAGTTTGCTGATGGGGCTAATAATCTTCTAAACAAAGACAGCGAAATCGGCCGTGGTGGATTCGGAGTTGTTTATTGCACTGTCCTTCGCGACGGCCGTTCTGTTGCAATCAAGAAGCTTACAATCTCTGGTTTGATAAAGTCACAAGAAGATTTTGAGAAGGAAGTTAAGATCCTAGGGGAGATCAAGCACCAGAATCTTGTAGCACTTGAAGGTTATTATTGGACTTCATCATTGCAGCTTCTTATTTATGAGTATTTATCCAGAGGGAGTTTGCATAAGCTTCTACATGATGAAAATAGCAAGAAAGTTGTGCTTTCTTGGCAACAAAGATTCAAGATTATTCTTGGCATGGCTAGAGGTTTGACCTATTTGCACAAACTCAACATGATCCACTACaatctaaaatcaaacaatgttCTAATAGATTGTTCTTATGAGCCTAGAATTGGAGACTTTGGCCTTGTGAGGCTATTGCCAATGCTAGATCATTATGTCTTGAGCAGCAAGATACAGAGTGCACTTGGATACATGGCTCCGGAATTCGCCTGCCGGACGGTTAGGATCACGGAGAAGTGCGACGTGTACGGCTTCGGAGTCCTTGTTCTTGAGGTGGTGACAGGGAGAAAGCCTGTGGAGTACATGGAGGATGATGTGGTTGTGCTTTGTGACATGGTGAGAGGTGCATTGGAAGGAGACAAGTTAGAGCAGTGTGTTGATGAGAGGCTTTTTGGTAATTTTGCAGCAGAGGAAGCAGTTCCTCTGTTGAAATTAGGGTTGGTTTGTGCTTCACAAGTCCCATCAAACCGTCCAGATATGGCTGAGGTTGTCAACATTCTtgaaatgatccaatgcccttcAGAAGGACAAGAAGAAATACAAATAAGTTCTTGA
- the LOC112751769 gene encoding protein transport protein Sec61 subunit beta, with translation MALGGTAPPRGSAAAAASLRRRRTTSGGVSGGAAGTMLQFYTDDAPGLKISPNVVLVMSIGFIAFVAVLHVMGKLYFVRREA, from the coding sequence ATGGCTTTAGGAGGAACAGCTCCCCCAAGAGGAAGTGCAGCAGCAGCTGCTAGCTTGAGGAGAAGGAGAACAACCAGCGGTGGCGTCTCCGGAGGAGCAGCTGGAACCATGCTTCAATTCTACACGGATGATGCCCCGGGCCTCAAGATCTCTCCAAATGTGGTTCTTGTAATGAGCATTGGCTTCATTGCATTTGTTGCCGTCCTTCATGTGATGGGCAAGCTTTACTTTGTGCGTAGGGAGGCATAA